The Rhodospirillaceae bacterium genome has a window encoding:
- a CDS encoding DUF2189 domain-containing protein — translation MSEDKSVNTQGPLEDFNSMNQPGTEQPTVNKISFNDLLEVLGKGLKDFRTAPLYGLFFSSIYALGGWLLILLLLYFDLPYLIYPLAAGFALIAPFIASGFYVVSQRLESSGDQTLSWSVVFGTLKSMFDRDLGWMALVTSFSLFIWMDIAALLSFGFMGFQLFSFSELWNLIFTTPAGWLFLLTGNTVGAVIAFCVFSYSVVSLPMLFDRDIDFITAMLTSVRFVILNSIVMAVWCLTIAVLIGISFLSGLVGLLVILPILGHASWHLYRRGVAPALHNTRRMAPQPQNC, via the coding sequence GTGAGTGAAGATAAATCTGTAAATACACAGGGGCCGTTGGAAGACTTTAACTCTATGAACCAACCAGGGACAGAGCAGCCTACTGTGAACAAAATATCGTTCAATGACCTTCTTGAGGTTCTTGGCAAAGGTCTTAAAGATTTCCGGACAGCACCTCTTTACGGTCTGTTCTTCAGTAGTATTTATGCGCTCGGCGGCTGGCTTCTCATCCTTCTGCTGCTTTACTTTGACCTGCCTTATCTGATCTATCCCCTTGCAGCCGGGTTTGCGCTGATCGCTCCCTTTATCGCCAGCGGGTTTTATGTTGTGAGTCAACGACTGGAGTCGAGCGGCGATCAGACGCTTTCTTGGTCGGTCGTTTTTGGTACGCTCAAATCAATGTTTGACCGTGATCTGGGCTGGATGGCATTGGTGACCAGCTTCTCACTATTTATTTGGATGGATATCGCGGCGCTATTGTCTTTCGGCTTTATGGGTTTTCAACTGTTCAGCTTTTCCGAACTGTGGAATCTGATTTTCACCACTCCGGCTGGGTGGCTGTTTTTACTGACCGGCAATACTGTAGGCGCAGTGATTGCCTTTTGTGTCTTTTCCTATTCCGTCGTCTCTCTCCCAATGCTGTTCGACCGCGACATTGACTTCATTACGGCCATGCTGACGAGTGTGCGCTTTGTGATTCTTAACTCCATAGTGATGGCCGTTTGGTGCTTAACCATTGCCGTCCTTATTGGAATTTCATTTTTGTCAGGATTGGTCGGCCTTTTGGTTATTTTACCAATACTGGGCCATGCCAGCTGGCATCTCTACCGCCGCGGTGTTGCCCCCGCACTGCACAATACCCGGCGTATGGCGCCACAGCCCCAAAACTGTTAA
- a CDS encoding ABC-F family ATP-binding cassette domain-containing protein, with product MLTLQDITVRLGGNVILDRATAAIPPKSRVGLVGRNGAGKSTLLKVMTGQIEPDGGSFSYPNSTRVGYLAQDAPGGSVTPIETVLAADKERLDLLAEAETAEDPHRIADIHDRLTLIDAHGAPARAARILAGLGFDEATQNQPMDSFSGGWRMRVALGALLFSEPELLLLDEPSNHLDLEAELWLESFLKNYPATLVVVSHERDLLNNVVDHILHVQGGVATLYPGNYDAFERQRRERQAQVEAMRVKQDSKRKELQAYVDRWRYKAHTAKQAQSRMKALARMEPIAAAAEDPSLSFNFPSPGELRPPLIALDDAKVGYVADTPVLSNLNLRIDPDDRIAFVGRNGNGKTTLARLLSGELKPFEGEVGLSAKLRVGYFAQHQIEDLISDQTPVQHMLRVMPEAKPGAVRAQLGRFGFSGEMANREVGKMSGGERARLSLALITRDAPHILLLDEPTNHLDVDAREALVQALNAYSGAVIIVSHDRHLLELTADRLVYVADGTAIEFSGSLDDYQDLVMGRNVTSSQTQDSNDKPNATNLKPANKKEQRRLAALKRDQTKNLRKAVADAEAEMAHLNVRRTAVDEALFKPENATGELKGKPMSDLMKIRADIERGLVAAESKWLKASETLEQADVL from the coding sequence ATGCTGACCTTGCAAGATATTACCGTTCGTTTGGGTGGAAACGTGATCCTGGATCGCGCGACCGCTGCGATTCCGCCGAAAAGTCGTGTTGGCCTGGTTGGTCGCAACGGTGCGGGTAAGTCTACACTTCTCAAAGTGATGACAGGCCAAATTGAACCCGATGGTGGTTCTTTTAGTTATCCGAACAGCACGCGGGTTGGTTATTTGGCCCAGGATGCACCTGGCGGGTCCGTAACGCCCATAGAAACAGTATTGGCGGCCGATAAAGAGCGGTTGGACCTTCTGGCGGAAGCGGAAACTGCGGAAGACCCTCATCGCATTGCAGACATTCATGACCGCTTGACCTTGATTGATGCCCACGGGGCACCTGCCCGTGCGGCCCGTATTTTGGCGGGCCTCGGATTTGATGAAGCAACCCAGAATCAACCCATGGATTCTTTCTCCGGTGGTTGGCGCATGCGTGTCGCCTTGGGGGCGTTGTTATTCTCAGAGCCTGAGCTTTTGCTGCTTGACGAGCCATCGAACCACCTGGATTTGGAAGCTGAGCTCTGGCTTGAGTCTTTCCTAAAAAATTATCCGGCGACTTTGGTGGTTGTGAGCCACGAGCGTGATCTGTTGAATAACGTGGTCGATCATATCCTGCATGTTCAAGGCGGTGTGGCGACACTCTATCCGGGCAATTATGATGCGTTCGAACGTCAGCGCCGGGAGCGGCAGGCCCAAGTCGAGGCAATGCGCGTTAAGCAGGACAGTAAGCGCAAAGAACTGCAAGCCTATGTGGATCGATGGCGTTACAAGGCGCATACCGCCAAGCAGGCCCAAAGCCGCATGAAGGCGTTGGCTCGTATGGAGCCCATTGCCGCCGCTGCTGAAGATCCGTCATTGAGCTTTAACTTTCCAAGCCCTGGCGAGTTGCGGCCCCCTCTGATTGCGTTGGATGATGCCAAGGTCGGCTACGTGGCTGATACCCCCGTTCTTTCAAACCTCAATCTTCGGATTGATCCCGATGATCGTATTGCGTTTGTGGGGCGCAATGGCAATGGCAAGACGACTTTGGCCCGCCTCCTGTCTGGCGAGTTAAAACCGTTTGAAGGTGAAGTTGGGCTGAGTGCCAAACTGCGTGTTGGCTATTTTGCACAACATCAGATTGAAGACCTGATCTCTGATCAGACACCGGTCCAACATATGCTGCGTGTAATGCCTGAGGCTAAACCCGGGGCCGTCCGGGCTCAACTGGGGCGTTTTGGGTTCTCAGGCGAGATGGCCAATCGTGAGGTTGGTAAAATGTCGGGTGGAGAACGCGCGCGGCTTTCGCTGGCGTTGATTACCCGAGACGCGCCACACATTCTTCTCCTGGATGAGCCAACCAACCACCTGGATGTGGATGCCCGCGAAGCTTTGGTGCAAGCACTGAATGCCTATAGCGGTGCCGTTATTATCGTCAGTCATGACCGCCATCTCTTGGAGCTCACTGCGGATCGGCTGGTTTACGTAGCGGATGGCACGGCAATAGAGTTTTCTGGATCTCTGGATGATTATCAGGACTTGGTGATGGGGCGCAACGTTACTTCGTCTCAGACGCAAGACTCAAATGACAAACCCAACGCCACAAACCTGAAGCCGGCAAACAAAAAAGAGCAACGTCGCTTAGCGGCTCTCAAAAGAGATCAAACAAAAAACTTGCGCAAAGCTGTTGCGGATGCCGAGGCTGAAATGGCCCACCTCAACGTGCGGCGCACTGCTGTCGACGAAGCACTCTTTAAACCTGAAAATGCCACTGGTGAACTTAAGGGCAAACCCATGTCGGACCTGATGAAGATTCGCGCTGATATAGAGCGCGGTCTTGTCGCCGCTGAATCCAAATGGCTCAAAGCCAGTGAGACCCTCGAACAAGCAGATGTGTTGTAA
- a CDS encoding dicarboxylate/amino acid:cation symporter — MTAAQMTYWLTVLVVFVGLYWLGTRKNITLWMRVLFALAVGILIGFIFGDVVETTKWVGDMFVRLIRMLVVPIIFTTLVAGLLSMGDPKKLGSIGGKAMALYMATTAMAICVGLFLGVIFQPGVGVELVEPSSQAMPIADSAVDRFLGIIPINPVAAMAEGDVLAIILFSLLFGTGILLAGDKGKAVGDVISSAAEAMLKVAHMVMELAPYGVFALVAWVAGTMGTETILKLLTLVVVVYSACIIHAVLVYGGLIRFVLRLPLVRFFRGIIDAQAVAYSTASSSATLPVTLTCVEQNLGVRPTVASSVIPLGATINMDGTALYLGVVAVFSAQAFGIELAMVDYIMIAVTVTLASIGTAGVPSASLFLLSTILPVIGISVEQTALIVGLILPIDRILDMARTAVNVTGDAAVAVAVAKFEGELDEETYRKVATV; from the coding sequence ATGACAGCAGCACAGATGACCTATTGGCTGACCGTCTTAGTCGTTTTTGTTGGCCTTTATTGGCTGGGGACACGTAAAAACATCACGCTTTGGATGCGTGTTCTTTTTGCGTTGGCGGTCGGTATCCTGATTGGCTTTATCTTCGGAGATGTTGTTGAGACAACCAAGTGGGTCGGCGATATGTTCGTCCGGCTCATCAGGATGTTGGTTGTTCCGATTATCTTTACTACGCTGGTTGCCGGGCTTTTATCCATGGGCGATCCAAAAAAACTCGGGTCGATCGGTGGCAAGGCGATGGCGCTTTACATGGCGACCACGGCGATGGCGATCTGTGTTGGTTTGTTTTTAGGGGTCATATTTCAGCCCGGTGTCGGCGTTGAATTGGTTGAACCATCCTCACAGGCTATGCCGATTGCGGATAGTGCCGTTGACCGCTTCCTAGGAATTATCCCCATTAACCCTGTAGCTGCGATGGCTGAGGGAGATGTCCTCGCGATCATCTTATTTTCCTTATTGTTCGGAACAGGGATTTTGTTGGCGGGAGATAAGGGCAAAGCCGTTGGTGACGTTATTTCCTCTGCCGCTGAAGCCATGCTTAAAGTGGCCCACATGGTTATGGAATTGGCTCCTTACGGCGTGTTCGCTCTTGTGGCCTGGGTGGCTGGCACAATGGGGACGGAAACCATACTTAAGCTTCTTACGCTGGTGGTGGTTGTGTATTCCGCCTGCATTATCCATGCGGTGCTTGTTTACGGTGGATTGATAAGGTTTGTTTTGCGCTTACCGTTGGTTCGGTTTTTCCGCGGCATCATCGACGCTCAGGCGGTTGCTTATTCTACGGCGTCCAGCTCAGCGACCTTGCCTGTCACATTAACCTGCGTCGAACAGAACTTGGGTGTGAGGCCGACCGTAGCGTCGTCAGTTATTCCCTTAGGCGCAACGATCAATATGGATGGCACAGCGCTTTATTTGGGCGTTGTTGCTGTCTTCTCTGCGCAAGCCTTTGGTATAGAACTTGCCATGGTGGACTATATTATGATCGCTGTGACGGTGACGTTAGCCTCCATCGGCACGGCAGGTGTGCCCTCTGCGTCTCTGTTTCTATTGTCCACAATTTTACCGGTGATTGGCATTTCTGTTGAACAGACAGCGCTGATTGTCGGGCTCATCTTACCGATAGATCGCATTCTTGATATGGCCCGCACCGCTGTTAACGTTACAGGAGATGCGGCAGTGGCGGTCGCTGTTGCCAAGTTTGAAGGCGAGTTGGACGAAGAGACGTATCGAAAAGTTGCTACCGTTTAA
- a CDS encoding Ppx/GppA phosphatase family protein, whose amino-acid sequence MAISQNSVRNRSRPMGTGGRKQPGEGVRSGQQYAEAVLAAVDLGTNNCRMLVAHPQDDNFAVVDSFSRITRLGEGLSASRRLSEAAMDRTVEALKCCAEKMDRCGVTVSRHVATEACRRAENCDDFIHRVRDETGISLEIITADEEAGLALKGCASLIDPNIPYAVIFDIGGGSTEVLFVRVEGALKMEVLGCISMPLGVVTVAEDCGGGDLCERTYEEVATRVQRLLDPFESGHDITARIAAGQAQMIGTSGTVTTLGGIHLGLPRYDRTAVDGITLDFETLSTHSRALCQMSLQQRAAEPCIGWQRADLVLGGCAILEAICRLWPVGKLRVADRGLREGMLIDMMTHVHMPQNATVATV is encoded by the coding sequence GTGGCCATAAGCCAAAATAGCGTGCGTAACCGGTCTCGTCCGATGGGAACCGGTGGCCGGAAGCAGCCAGGGGAAGGTGTTCGCAGTGGTCAGCAATACGCTGAAGCCGTTCTTGCGGCGGTCGATCTTGGGACCAATAATTGCCGTATGCTGGTGGCGCACCCGCAGGACGACAACTTTGCTGTTGTGGACTCGTTTTCACGCATAACCCGATTGGGTGAGGGGTTAAGCGCGTCTCGGCGGCTCTCCGAGGCTGCCATGGACCGCACAGTCGAGGCGCTTAAATGTTGCGCTGAAAAGATGGATCGTTGCGGGGTCACCGTTTCCCGACATGTGGCAACGGAAGCCTGCCGCCGAGCAGAGAACTGTGATGATTTTATTCATCGTGTTCGCGACGAAACGGGCATTTCTCTTGAGATTATTACGGCGGATGAAGAAGCTGGGCTCGCCCTTAAAGGGTGCGCGTCTCTGATTGACCCAAATATTCCGTATGCGGTCATCTTTGATATCGGCGGCGGTAGTACGGAAGTTTTGTTTGTGCGTGTTGAAGGCGCACTCAAGATGGAGGTTCTGGGGTGCATCTCTATGCCCTTGGGCGTGGTCACGGTGGCCGAAGATTGTGGTGGTGGCGACTTATGTGAGCGGACCTATGAGGAAGTGGCAACTCGTGTGCAGAGACTGCTCGACCCGTTTGAGAGTGGTCATGATATTACAGCTAGAATTGCCGCCGGGCAGGCACAAATGATTGGGACGTCTGGCACTGTGACCACGCTGGGGGGGATTCATCTTGGACTTCCACGTTACGACAGAACCGCTGTGGACGGCATAACCTTAGATTTTGAAACGCTATCCACCCACAGCCGCGCGCTGTGTCAAATGAGCCTGCAACAACGCGCTGCTGAGCCCTGCATTGGCTGGCAAAGGGCGGATCTCGTATTGGGCGGATGCGCTATTCTAGAAGCGATCTGCCGTTTGTGGCCGGTTGGGAAGCTGCGTGTGGCAGACCGTGGCCTGCGAGAAGGCATGTTGATAGATATGATGACTCACGTGCACATGCCGCAAAATGCCACAGTTGCAACGGTTTGA
- a CDS encoding ABC transporter ATP-binding protein has translation MLNAHNLSKSFGNLEALTNLNLNIAPGEIYILLGANGAGKSTTIRLFLGFFEPTSGAAMVNGHTVSEHPMETKKDLGYIPELVMLYPELTGLENLKYFSKLGGHSYTESELRDILQSAGLQAEAADRRIATYSKGMRQKTGIAVAVAKQAKALLLDEPFSGLDPKASNEFAQILKDMKRKGTAILMATHDIFRAKEVGNRIGIMRAGHLLEEIDPSIVSHTDIENIYVRHMQ, from the coding sequence ATGCTAAATGCACACAATCTCTCTAAGTCTTTTGGCAACCTCGAGGCTCTGACAAATCTTAACCTCAACATTGCGCCAGGCGAGATTTACATCCTGTTGGGCGCAAATGGTGCCGGAAAATCCACAACCATCAGGCTATTTTTAGGATTTTTTGAGCCAACATCTGGAGCTGCTATGGTCAACGGCCACACCGTTTCGGAGCATCCGATGGAAACGAAAAAGGACCTCGGGTATATCCCAGAGCTTGTGATGCTCTACCCAGAACTAACCGGGCTGGAGAACTTAAAGTATTTCTCTAAGCTCGGCGGCCACAGCTACACAGAAAGCGAACTAAGAGACATCTTGCAATCCGCTGGCCTTCAAGCTGAAGCCGCTGACCGACGGATCGCGACTTACTCAAAAGGCATGCGGCAGAAAACTGGTATTGCGGTTGCAGTTGCAAAGCAGGCAAAAGCCTTGCTCTTAGATGAACCGTTTTCCGGATTAGACCCAAAAGCAAGCAACGAATTTGCTCAAATACTCAAAGATATGAAACGCAAAGGAACCGCCATTCTTATGGCAACTCATGACATCTTCCGCGCCAAAGAAGTCGGCAACCGTATCGGCATCATGAGGGCCGGACATCTACTGGAGGAAATCGACCCTTCCATAGTCAGCCATACAGACATTGAAAATATTTACGTCCGCCACATGCAATAG
- a CDS encoding RlmE family RNA methyltransferase, translating into MSKKHSEVGKSGSGRGLSVRVKTARGRKSSSTRWLKRQLNDPYVRQAQADGYRSRAAYKLIELDDRFEVLKKGARVIDLGAAPGGWTQVALNRVGQQGQVVALDIREWEEVAGATCMTFDFMENDAPEKLREALGGPVDVVLSDMAAPATGHSKTDHLRIVALVEAAWAFAEEVLAPGGAFVSKVFQGGTEDELLKQMKLRCSKVTHAKPPSSRKESAEMYVVATGFKE; encoded by the coding sequence ATGTCCAAAAAGCACAGTGAAGTGGGTAAATCCGGCAGCGGGCGTGGCCTGAGTGTTCGGGTTAAGACGGCGCGCGGTCGCAAGTCCTCCTCAACGCGTTGGCTCAAGCGCCAGCTCAATGATCCCTACGTGCGGCAGGCCCAGGCAGACGGCTATCGCTCTCGGGCTGCGTACAAGCTGATCGAGTTGGATGATCGCTTTGAGGTCTTAAAGAAAGGTGCGCGTGTGATCGATCTCGGTGCAGCCCCAGGGGGGTGGACCCAGGTCGCCCTCAACCGGGTTGGCCAGCAAGGCCAGGTGGTGGCGCTTGATATCCGCGAATGGGAAGAAGTTGCAGGTGCCACCTGCATGACCTTCGATTTTATGGAAAACGATGCGCCAGAAAAACTCAGAGAAGCCCTCGGTGGGCCCGTTGATGTGGTGTTGTCCGATATGGCCGCGCCAGCAACCGGCCATTCAAAAACCGATCACCTTCGGATTGTAGCCTTGGTTGAGGCTGCCTGGGCCTTTGCCGAAGAGGTGCTTGCCCCAGGGGGCGCCTTCGTTAGCAAGGTGTTCCAAGGCGGCACAGAAGATGAGCTGCTCAAGCAGATGAAGCTGCGCTGCAGCAAGGTGACCCATGCCAAGCCCCCCTCAAGCCGGAAGGAATCCGCAGAAATGTATGTGGTCGCGACGGGTTTTAAAGAATAG
- a CDS encoding amidohydrolase family protein: MKTCDTLLYGTVITMDPQRHAYLDGYVAVNDGLIVEAGPASDCVYEATETLGGDGHIVIPGLVNVHAHLVQGCIRGMAEGTTFEERLFGFYYPMTGACDEERSYVSALPPVLDLVRRGVTTTADDHFTHAHKRSIDGVLRAVRDSGMRCRMARLILSDPDNAPKGFREDLDVGLAETERVKSEWENEFTMVTASTIGITYCTPDEFKAIWQWTVDNDRQFDVHAPSVLDTKYLAERRGWEGGSFEWMDHEGILGPNVIAAHAQNLRPGEADMIKARGASIALVPDMEQVLGLVDFDSRAFLEAGVTCGIGLDGPVVAYGHDLWTALRAFLTAQRMGDQHRKQMGDTGTKWTGYEMLFGSAELALELATIGGAKALNMDDKIGSLEAGKDADIVLIDRRGETQMSPPAALIPNLIYGNGPSTDAVARVLVRGKTIVRDGEHLALDRVEAIKKSDALQDQLLDEVGARKFVRMRSPYTWVGA, from the coding sequence CTATATGGCACAGTCATTACGATGGACCCGCAACGCCATGCTTATTTGGACGGTTATGTTGCGGTCAATGACGGCCTGATCGTTGAGGCAGGGCCAGCCTCTGACTGCGTCTATGAAGCCACTGAGACCCTGGGCGGGGATGGGCATATCGTCATCCCCGGTTTGGTAAACGTGCATGCGCATCTGGTGCAGGGCTGCATCCGAGGTATGGCCGAAGGCACCACATTCGAAGAACGGCTATTTGGCTTTTATTACCCGATGACCGGGGCGTGCGATGAAGAGCGATCTTACGTGTCTGCTCTGCCGCCGGTGTTGGATCTGGTGCGGCGTGGTGTGACGACAACAGCGGATGATCACTTCACCCACGCCCACAAACGCTCAATTGATGGTGTGTTGCGGGCGGTGCGTGACTCCGGCATGCGCTGTCGCATGGCGAGGCTGATCCTCAGTGACCCAGATAATGCACCAAAAGGGTTTAGAGAAGATTTGGATGTCGGCCTAGCTGAGACCGAGCGCGTAAAATCTGAATGGGAAAATGAATTTACCATGGTCACGGCATCAACCATCGGTATCACCTATTGCACACCAGATGAGTTTAAAGCCATTTGGCAATGGACGGTTGATAATGACCGCCAGTTTGATGTGCATGCCCCGTCGGTGCTGGATACGAAATATCTGGCCGAACGTCGCGGGTGGGAAGGTGGTTCTTTTGAGTGGATGGATCATGAAGGTATACTTGGCCCCAACGTGATCGCCGCCCATGCGCAAAACCTGCGCCCAGGCGAGGCAGACATGATCAAGGCGCGTGGGGCATCCATCGCGCTGGTGCCAGATATGGAGCAAGTCCTCGGCTTGGTCGACTTTGACTCCCGGGCCTTTCTGGAGGCCGGCGTGACCTGTGGCATTGGGCTTGATGGGCCGGTTGTGGCTTATGGTCATGATTTGTGGACGGCGCTTCGGGCTTTTCTCACGGCTCAACGCATGGGCGACCAGCACCGCAAACAGATGGGGGATACGGGAACGAAATGGACCGGCTATGAAATGTTGTTTGGCAGCGCAGAATTGGCGCTTGAATTGGCAACCATCGGCGGTGCGAAAGCGCTCAATATGGATGATAAAATTGGTTCTCTCGAAGCCGGTAAAGACGCGGACATCGTTTTGATTGACCGCCGTGGCGAGACACAGATGTCGCCGCCGGCGGCGCTCATCCCCAATCTCATTTATGGCAATGGCCCCTCCACAGACGCCGTGGCCCGGGTCCTGGTGCGTGGCAAAACAATTGTGCGAGACGGTGAGCATTTAGCGCTGGATCGCGTTGAGGCCATAAAAAAATCAGACGCGCTACAAGACCAACTTCTGGATGAGGTGGGGGCGCGCAAATTCGTCAGAATGAGGTCGCCTTACACTTGGGTTGGAGCGTAA
- a CDS encoding DUF1775 domain-containing protein — translation MFKKALLTTAALALGFVSPASAHNALDLKEGYAGYSTPMVLNVNHGCKGSPVVGLRIRVPDGVTDAKAAFDPSWTIEYKMRTLETPIMAHGRPINEVVGEIIWKDPVKTVPADGWYPFQFRMTLPDEPGKVFHVQNITVCEEGTDPYVDMPETALDVNDPEFAEKSWAFMTATATPAPFLVIRAPEKKQYPWEWTPAQARGESMQQEAMAK, via the coding sequence ATGTTTAAGAAAGCACTGTTGACGACAGCGGCCCTCGCTTTGGGTTTCGTAAGCCCAGCCTCGGCCCACAACGCTTTAGACCTAAAAGAAGGTTATGCCGGATATTCAACACCGATGGTTCTGAATGTGAACCATGGCTGCAAGGGCAGCCCGGTCGTTGGGTTACGTATCCGGGTCCCAGATGGTGTTACCGATGCGAAAGCAGCCTTCGATCCATCCTGGACCATCGAATACAAAATGCGCACCCTTGAGACACCAATTATGGCCCATGGACGCCCCATCAATGAAGTGGTCGGGGAGATTATATGGAAAGACCCCGTAAAAACGGTCCCTGCCGATGGTTGGTACCCGTTCCAATTCCGCATGACCCTGCCCGATGAACCCGGCAAGGTTTTCCACGTTCAGAACATTACTGTGTGTGAAGAAGGAACTGACCCTTACGTCGACATGCCAGAAACAGCGCTGGATGTTAACGATCCAGAGTTCGCCGAAAAATCCTGGGCTTTCATGACGGCCACTGCAACACCTGCCCCGTTCTTGGTCATCCGCGCACCAGAGAAAAAACAGTACCCCTGGGAATGGACACCTGCCCAAGCCCGCGGTGAAAGCATGCAACAAGAAGCGATGGCCAAATAA
- a CDS encoding nuclear transport factor 2 family protein, translating to MSLIRLVLVLVFVMSVVSSGYAQPHSPEEIEQAKNEIWALEQSIYASRGEGNFQPYIDGASDNYFAPRPTGGWTPGKDGLRRTGELLKGNSQEKLDMNFKAFTLHGDTAVIYYLNNRTMRPEGEIVDEWYEVIHVWVRDNGNWQILASMPRLAAGYEPPNED from the coding sequence ATGTCTCTTATACGCTTAGTTCTCGTCTTAGTTTTTGTGATGTCTGTCGTATCGTCAGGGTATGCACAGCCACATTCGCCCGAAGAAATTGAGCAAGCCAAGAATGAAATTTGGGCACTTGAACAGTCAATTTATGCAAGCCGGGGCGAGGGAAATTTCCAACCTTATATTGATGGCGCGTCTGATAACTATTTTGCTCCACGCCCAACGGGCGGCTGGACTCCCGGCAAGGATGGCCTTCGCAGAACAGGTGAGCTTTTAAAGGGCAATAGCCAAGAAAAGCTCGATATGAACTTTAAGGCGTTTACGCTGCATGGGGATACGGCAGTGATTTACTATTTGAATAATCGCACCATGAGACCCGAAGGTGAGATTGTCGATGAATGGTACGAAGTTATACATGTGTGGGTGCGTGATAATGGCAACTGGCAAATCTTAGCCAGCATGCCCAGATTAGCGGCTGGCTATGAGCCGCCGAATGAAGATTAA
- a CDS encoding ABC transporter substrate-binding protein: MIQINRQLVGVAFALLSLSAFNVNAQDRVLKIAVESRAPAYGNPYTQALPSILHTLFPVYDALTDLGEGGKVLPALAESYERIDDFTWRFNLRSDVKFANGEAFNAESLKRNIDYLLSQEGQTTYAASLIPTVESIEVESEYAVLIITQTRDAILPRRLSTIIAVPAQAWEDLGASGFSQTPIGSGPYQIADWGESNGIIKYEAFKDSWRGAPHISRVDSYVQKEGVARSQALLSDQVDMAMNVAIDELEYLESIGQTVKVMITPVVGSLAFSNQDPDSPFTDIRVRKAFNYAIDRDGIAKFIYGGLVEPTGQGTTPDVYGHNPDVKPYPYDPDRARALLAEAGYGDGMTLRALVTPGPPVLSIMYQKVAADLAVIGVQLDIQFAQGPSWVQMWFSGDWNDADIISSAWSNSTFMDAARGFETYSCLRPNPFFCEPSLTPKIEAVAAEFDEAKRLQMLLDISQEMHDLAPVLYLFPTTQNLVYGDDLTGLEFIGIRAQLHKLKFQ, encoded by the coding sequence GTGATTCAAATTAATAGACAACTTGTCGGCGTCGCGTTCGCGCTTCTCAGTCTTTCGGCATTTAATGTAAATGCACAGGACCGTGTTTTAAAAATAGCGGTTGAGAGTCGCGCGCCTGCTTATGGCAACCCCTACACACAGGCTCTGCCGAGCATTTTGCATACATTGTTTCCGGTGTATGACGCCCTTACGGATTTGGGCGAGGGTGGAAAAGTACTTCCTGCTCTTGCCGAGTCTTACGAGCGCATTGACGACTTCACCTGGCGGTTCAATTTACGGTCTGACGTTAAATTCGCTAATGGAGAGGCGTTCAACGCGGAGTCCTTAAAGCGCAACATTGATTATTTGTTAAGCCAGGAAGGCCAAACCACTTATGCTGCTTCTTTGATACCGACGGTGGAAAGTATCGAGGTGGAGAGTGAATACGCCGTTCTGATTATCACGCAAACCCGAGATGCTATTTTGCCCCGCCGCCTGAGCACCATCATTGCTGTTCCGGCCCAGGCATGGGAAGATTTGGGGGCATCAGGATTTAGCCAAACGCCCATCGGGTCTGGCCCGTACCAGATTGCAGACTGGGGCGAGTCTAACGGCATTATAAAATATGAAGCCTTTAAAGACAGTTGGCGAGGTGCGCCCCACATCTCGCGTGTAGACTCTTATGTTCAGAAAGAGGGTGTCGCAAGAAGTCAGGCGTTGTTATCCGATCAGGTCGATATGGCGATGAACGTCGCCATTGATGAATTGGAGTATCTGGAAAGTATTGGTCAAACCGTGAAGGTTATGATCACGCCCGTGGTCGGTTCTTTAGCATTTTCAAATCAAGATCCAGATTCGCCGTTTACAGACATTCGCGTGCGTAAGGCTTTTAACTACGCCATTGATCGTGATGGTATCGCGAAATTTATTTATGGCGGTCTCGTCGAGCCCACGGGACAAGGTACAACACCTGACGTTTACGGCCACAACCCTGATGTAAAACCTTATCCTTATGATCCAGACCGCGCCCGAGCCTTGTTGGCAGAGGCGGGGTATGGGGACGGCATGACGTTACGGGCACTGGTGACCCCTGGCCCACCGGTGTTGAGCATTATGTATCAGAAGGTCGCGGCTGACCTTGCCGTCATCGGCGTGCAACTGGATATTCAATTTGCGCAGGGACCCAGCTGGGTGCAGATGTGGTTCTCGGGAGATTGGAACGACGCAGACATTATTTCTTCGGCCTGGTCAAACTCGACATTCATGGATGCGGCGCGCGGGTTTGAGACTTACTCTTGTCTCAGGCCAAACCCGTTTTTCTGTGAACCCAGTTTAACGCCTAAAATCGAAGCCGTTGCCGCAGAATTTGATGAGGCCAAGCGTTTGCAAATGCTGTTGGATATTTCCCAGGAGATGCATGACCTTGCGCCTGTTCTGTATCTTTTTCCCACCACCCAGAACCTCGTCTATGGCGACGACCTTACGGGTCTGGAGTTCATCGGTATTCGCGCACAACTCCATAAGCTGAAGTTTCAATAG